One window from the genome of Synechococcus sp. PROS-7-1 encodes:
- a CDS encoding RNA methyltransferase: MSAISGAEGEPISSRRNPLIKRIRSLQSRAGRENEQCLLLEGTHQVQELLVHAQAWIDPLHVLATPLWFQRHRTLLAALPGPVRLQLMSSEALGAALSTVHPDGVACLWPLERLPSPDPHPNFILALDRLQDPGNVGTLLRTALAADVEQVWMGAGADPLGSKVVRSAAGAILALPYRRFGPTDALGVEQLATVLQDARARGLQVVATLVPDAGTGLEVQPYWQLDWCRPTVLVLGNEGAGLHPRLLACCSHGVTLPHGRKVESLNVAAAAVPLLLERRRATMTAPMQQSG, translated from the coding sequence GTGTCGGCGATTTCAGGGGCTGAGGGTGAGCCGATTTCGAGTCGGCGCAATCCCCTGATCAAACGGATTCGCTCTTTGCAAAGCAGAGCCGGCCGGGAGAACGAGCAGTGCCTTCTGCTCGAGGGAACACACCAAGTGCAAGAACTTCTTGTTCATGCCCAAGCTTGGATCGATCCTCTGCATGTTCTGGCCACACCGCTGTGGTTTCAGCGCCACCGAACTTTGCTTGCCGCGTTGCCTGGGCCGGTTCGGTTGCAATTGATGAGTTCAGAAGCGCTCGGCGCTGCTTTGTCCACCGTGCATCCCGATGGGGTTGCTTGCCTGTGGCCGCTCGAGCGCTTGCCCTCCCCAGATCCCCATCCGAACTTCATTCTTGCGCTCGATCGCCTGCAGGATCCCGGCAATGTCGGAACCCTGCTGCGAACAGCGTTGGCAGCCGATGTCGAACAGGTTTGGATGGGGGCTGGGGCTGATCCACTGGGCTCGAAGGTGGTGCGGTCTGCTGCTGGAGCGATCCTTGCGTTGCCCTACCGCCGTTTCGGACCTACGGACGCCCTGGGGGTCGAACAACTGGCCACCGTCCTCCAGGACGCAAGAGCCAGAGGACTGCAGGTGGTGGCAACCCTCGTTCCTGATGCTGGAACAGGTCTCGAGGTGCAGCCGTATTGGCAGTTGGACTGGTGTCGCCCCACCGTGCTGGTGCTTGGTAATGAGGGGGCCGGCTTGCATCCCAGGCTGCTGGCCTGCTGCAGCCATGGCGTGACCCTCCCTCACGGTCGGAAGGTGGAATCATTGAATGTGGCAGCAGCGGCTGTTCCCCTTCTCTTGGAACGCCGACGGGCGACAATGACGGCTCCCATGCAGCAGTCCGGGTGA
- the lpdA gene encoding dihydrolipoyl dehydrogenase yields the protein MSDASFDFDVIVIGAGYGGFDAAKHAAEHGLKVAIIESRDMGGTCVNRGCVPSKALLAASGRVRELADAEHLAGFGIHAAPVRFERQKIADHANQLVATIRGNLTKTLERAGVTIIRGQGRLESAQAVGVREISGVDRVITAKDVILATGSDPFVPPGIETDGRSVFTSDEAVSLEWLPRWLAIIGSGYIGLEFADVYTALGCEVTMIEALDRVMPTFDPDIARIAARHLIDGRDIDARSGVLAQSIKPGAPVQIELVDMQTREPVETLEVDAVLVATGRVPRSRNLNLDKLGVETQRGFVPINDSMQVMANGQPVPHLWAVGDVTGKLMLAHTAAAQGTVAIDNILGHSREIDYRSIPAATFTHPEISSVGLSEADAKQLAADQGFELGVVRSYFKANSKALAELDSDGLMKLLFNKASGEVLGAHIYGLHAADLIQEVANAVARRQSVRQLSTEVHTHPTLSEVVEVAYKQAAASLLTPA from the coding sequence GTGAGCGACGCCAGTTTCGACTTCGATGTGATCGTGATCGGTGCCGGTTATGGCGGTTTCGATGCCGCGAAGCATGCGGCTGAGCATGGCCTGAAGGTGGCGATTATCGAGTCGCGCGATATGGGCGGGACTTGTGTGAACCGCGGCTGCGTTCCCTCCAAGGCTCTGCTCGCTGCCTCAGGCCGTGTTCGCGAGCTGGCCGATGCCGAGCATCTTGCCGGTTTCGGAATCCATGCCGCCCCAGTGCGCTTCGAACGCCAGAAAATCGCTGATCACGCCAATCAACTCGTGGCCACGATTCGCGGAAACCTCACCAAAACATTGGAGAGGGCTGGTGTGACCATCATTCGTGGCCAGGGCCGGCTGGAGTCGGCTCAAGCCGTGGGCGTGAGGGAGATCAGTGGTGTGGACAGGGTGATCACGGCTAAGGATGTGATTCTGGCGACAGGTTCGGATCCCTTTGTACCGCCTGGTATCGAGACCGATGGTCGCAGTGTGTTCACCAGCGATGAGGCGGTCAGCCTGGAGTGGCTCCCGCGCTGGCTCGCCATCATCGGCAGCGGTTATATCGGTCTGGAATTCGCAGACGTCTATACGGCGCTCGGCTGCGAGGTCACGATGATTGAGGCTCTGGATCGGGTGATGCCGACCTTTGACCCCGACATCGCCAGAATCGCCGCGCGTCACTTGATTGATGGGCGGGATATTGATGCACGGTCAGGGGTTCTGGCCCAATCGATCAAACCGGGGGCTCCGGTTCAGATTGAACTGGTCGATATGCAGACCCGCGAGCCTGTGGAGACCCTTGAGGTGGATGCTGTTCTGGTGGCCACCGGTCGGGTCCCAAGGAGCCGCAACCTCAACCTGGACAAGCTCGGCGTTGAAACCCAGCGCGGGTTCGTGCCGATCAACGACAGCATGCAGGTGATGGCCAACGGCCAGCCGGTCCCCCATCTCTGGGCGGTCGGTGACGTCACCGGAAAACTGATGCTGGCGCACACGGCTGCTGCGCAGGGGACGGTGGCCATCGACAACATCCTTGGCCACAGCCGCGAGATCGATTACCGCAGCATTCCTGCTGCCACCTTCACCCATCCGGAGATCAGTTCAGTGGGGCTCAGTGAGGCTGATGCCAAGCAGTTGGCCGCCGATCAGGGGTTTGAGCTGGGCGTGGTGCGCAGTTACTTCAAGGCCAATTCCAAGGCGCTCGCTGAATTGGACAGCGATGGTCTGATGAAGCTTCTGTTCAACAAGGCCTCTGGAGAGGTGTTGGGAGCCCACATCTATGGATTGCATGCCGCCGATCTGATTCAGGAGGTGGCGAATGCTGTGGCCCGTCGACAAAGCGTGCGTCAGCTCTCCACTGAAGTTCATACCCATCCAACCCTCAGTGAAGTGGTGGAGGTGGCTTACAAGCAGGCGGCAGCCTCCCTTCTCACACCTGCCTGA